One part of the Arabidopsis thaliana chromosome 4, partial sequence genome encodes these proteins:
- the GATA9 gene encoding GATA transcription factor 9 (GATA transcription factor 9 (GATA9); CONTAINS InterPro DOMAIN/s: Zinc finger, NHR/GATA-type (InterPro:IPR013088), Transcription factor, GATA, plant (InterPro:IPR016679), Zinc finger, GATA-type (InterPro:IPR000679); BEST Arabidopsis thaliana protein match is: GATA transcription factor 12 (TAIR:AT5G25830.1); Has 1477 Blast hits to 1442 proteins in 168 species: Archae - 0; Bacteria - 0; Metazoa - 34; Fungi - 587; Plants - 795; Viruses - 0; Other Eukaryotes - 61 (source: NCBI BLink).): MEKIAPELFLVAGNPDSFVVDDLLDFSNDDGEVDDGLNTLPDSSTLSTGTLTDSSNSSSLFTDGTGFSDLYIPNDDIAELEWLSNFVEESFAGEDQDKLHLFSGLKNPQTTGSTLTHLIKPEPELDHQFIDIDESNVAVPAKARSKRSRSAASTWASRLLSLADSDETNPKKKQRRVKEQDFAGDMDVDCGESGGGRRCLHCATEKTPQWRTGPMGPKTLCNACGVRYKSGRLVPEYRPASSPTFVMARHSNSHRKVMELRRQKEMRDEHLLSQLRCENLLMDIRSNGEDFLMHNNTNHVAPDFRHLI; this comes from the exons ATGGAAAAGATAGCTCCGGAGCTCTTCCTCGTCGCCGGTAACCCGGACTCTTTCGTCGTCGACGACCTCCTCGACTTCTCTAACGACGACGGCGAAGTTGACGACGGCTTAAACACTCTTCCCGATTCTTCAACACTCTCCACCGGCACTCTCACCGACAGTTCCAACTCCTCCTCGCTTTTCACCGACGGCACTGGCTTCTCCGACCTATATATTCCG AATGACGATATAGCAGAATTAGAATggttatcaaattttgtggAAGAATCATTCGCAGGAGAAGACCAAGACAAGCTTCACTTATTTTCCGGTTTAAAAAACCCTCAAACCACCGGGTCGACCCTGACCCACTTAATtaaacccgaacccgaactTGATCATCAATTCATCGACATCGATGAATCCAACGTCGCCGTTCCTGCCAAGGCCAGAAGCAAGAGATCACGTTCTGCAGCCTCCACGTGGGCTTCCCGTCTTTTATCCTTAGCCGATTCCGACGAAACCAATCCCAAGAAGAAACAACGAAGAGTGAAAGAACAAGACTTCGCCGGAGATATGGACGTGGATTGCGGAGAAAGCGGAGGAGGACGACGTTGTTTGCACTGCGCGACGGAGAAGACGCCGCAATGGAGGACGGGACCTATGGGTCCGAAGACGCTTTGTAACGCTTGCGGAGTGAGGTACAAATCAGGGAGGCTCGTGCCGGAGTATAGACCGGCGTCGAGTCCGACGTTCGTGATGGCGAGGCACTCGAACTCTCACCGGAAAGTGATGGAGCTCCGGCGACAGAAGGAGATGAGAGACGAGCATTTGCTGAGTCAGCTTAGGTGTGAGAATCTACTGATGGATATCAGATCCAACGGTGAAGATTTCTTAATGCATAATAATACTAACCACGTGGCTCCTGATTTTAGACACTTaatctag
- a CDS encoding Avr9/Cf-9 rapidly elicited protein (unknown protein; Has 46 Blast hits to 46 proteins in 10 species: Archae - 0; Bacteria - 0; Metazoa - 0; Fungi - 0; Plants - 46; Viruses - 0; Other Eukaryotes - 0 (source: NCBI BLink).), translated as MQIHDDMEVCSTVTTKKLSSLAKLILFTIQKVSDASRHKLLTTLDPHLLAKRGKILRKSLNEAVSTSHSRITCRPSDHQDVRSSFISPVPLQLEYEFSCSSTPPRRSYATTVSKGRRSNGSHNRPLINKRQRQAYIRYNTLPKVRDSIWDRHVAAAVFPDVASSTGTMESCHVDRAAEEFIQSFYRQLRLQKWMMAQEV; from the coding sequence ATGCAAATACACGACGACATGGAGGTTTGCTCAACAGTCACAACGAAGAAGCTCTCAAGCCTGGCCAAGCTAATTCTCTTCACCATACAGAAGGTTTCAGACGCCTCACGTCACAAACTCCTCACAACCCTCGATCCACATCTACTCGCGAAACGTGGCAAGATCCTACGCAAATCCTTAAACGAAGCCGTTTCAACCTCCCACTCACGCATCACGTGCCGTCCTTCCGACCACCAAGATGTGCGATCATCCTTCATCTCCCCTGTCCCGCTCCAGCTAGAGTACGAGTTCAGCTGCAGCAGCACCCCACCGAGACGTTCCTACGCCACCACCGTAAGCAAAGGACGACGTAGTAACGGATCTCATAACAGACCGCTCATCAACAAGCGCCAACGCCAAGCGTATATCCGTTACAACACACTTCCCAAGGTTCGTGACTCCATCTGGGACCGACACGTAGCGGCGGCAGTATTTCCCGACGTAGCTAGCAGCACCGGTACGATGGAAAGCTGCCACGTGGACAGAGCTGCGGAGGAGTTTATACAGAGTTTCTATAGACAGCTGAGGTTGCAGAAGTGGATGATGGCTCAGGAGGTTTAA
- a CDS encoding Peptidyl-tRNA hydrolase II (PTH2) family protein (Peptidyl-tRNA hydrolase II (PTH2) family protein; FUNCTIONS IN: aminoacyl-tRNA hydrolase activity; INVOLVED IN: translation; EXPRESSED IN: 19 plant structures; EXPRESSED DURING: 10 growth stages; CONTAINS InterPro DOMAIN/s: Peptidyl-tRNA hydrolase, PTH2 (InterPro:IPR002833); BEST Arabidopsis thaliana protein match is: Peptidyl-tRNA hydrolase II (PTH2) family protein (TAIR:AT3G03010.2); Has 741 Blast hits to 741 proteins in 284 species: Archae - 203; Bacteria - 0; Metazoa - 192; Fungi - 119; Plants - 86; Viruses - 6; Other Eukaryotes - 135 (source: NCBI BLink).) has product MWPSSRNSSQPQAMRQEKKSISVSFRAENLIPGVVIGFIIGMILDLSQQVTSPVKRSRLLSSKVQKQSSVPGNGKDQELKMVLVVRQDLKMRTGKIASQCAHAATGMYAELMQSDRYLLRRWEENGQPKIVVTCKNQQEM; this is encoded by the exons AGACAAGAAAAGAAGTCGATATCTGTGAGTTTTAGAGCAGAGAATCTCATACCAGGGGTTGTGATAGGATTCATCATAGGTATGATATTGGATTTATCACAGCAAGTGACCTCCCCAGTGAAAAGGAGCAGACTTTTATCCAGCAAGGTCCAGAAGCAGAGTTCTGTACCAGGCAATGGCAAGGACCAAGAGCTTAAAATG GTACTGGTAGTTAGGCAAGACTTGAAGATGAGAACGGGCAAAATTGCGTCACAGTGTGCAC ATGCTGCCACCGGCATGTATGCAGAGTTGATGCAGAG TGACCGATACCTTCTGCGGCGATGGGAGGAAAATGGGCAGCCAAAGATAGTCGTCACTTGCAAAAACCAGCAAGAAATGTAA
- a CDS encoding Peptidyl-tRNA hydrolase II (PTH2) family protein, with product MWPSSRNSSQPQAMRQEKKSISVSFRAENLIPGVVIGFIIGMILDLSQQVTSPVKRSRLLSSKVQKQSSVPGNGKDQELKMVLVVRQDLKMRTGKIASQCAHAATGMYAELMQSDRYLLRRWEENGQPKIVVTCKNQQEMNKITEAAESVGLPTFVVADAGRTEVCRA from the exons AGACAAGAAAAGAAGTCGATATCTGTGAGTTTTAGAGCAGAGAATCTCATACCAGGGGTTGTGATAGGATTCATCATAGGTATGATATTGGATTTATCACAGCAAGTGACCTCCCCAGTGAAAAGGAGCAGACTTTTATCCAGCAAGGTCCAGAAGCAGAGTTCTGTACCAGGCAATGGCAAGGACCAAGAGCTTAAAATG GTACTGGTAGTTAGGCAAGACTTGAAGATGAGAACGGGCAAAATTGCGTCACAGTGTGCAC ATGCTGCCACCGGCATGTATGCAGAGTTGATGCAGAG TGACCGATACCTTCTGCGGCGATGGGAGGAAAATGGGCAGCCAAAGATAGTCGTCACTTGCAAAAACCAGCAAGAAAT GAATAAGATCACAGAGGCTGCTGAGAGCGTTGGCCTCCCGACTTTTGTTGTAGCTGATGCTGGAAGAACTGAGGTTTGTCGTGCTTGA
- the HB-8 gene encoding homeobox-leucine zipper protein ATHB-8 (homeobox gene 8 (HB-8); CONTAINS InterPro DOMAIN/s: Basic-leucine zipper (bZIP) transcription factor (InterPro:IPR004827), Homeobox (InterPro:IPR001356), Homeodomain-like (InterPro:IPR009057), Lipid-binding START (InterPro:IPR002913), MEKHLA (InterPro:IPR013978), Homeodomain-related (InterPro:IPR012287); BEST Arabidopsis thaliana protein match is: Homeobox-leucine zipper family protein / lipid-binding START domain-containing protein (TAIR:AT1G52150.1); Has 3304 Blast hits to 3224 proteins in 267 species: Archae - 0; Bacteria - 6; Metazoa - 860; Fungi - 101; Plants - 2302; Viruses - 0; Other Eukaryotes - 35 (source: NCBI BLink).) produces MGGGSNNSHNMDNGKYVRYTPEQVEALERLYNDCPKPSSMRRQQLIRECPILSNIEPKQIKVWFQNRRCREKQRKEASRLQAVNRKLTAMNKLLMEENDRLQKQVSHLVYENSYFRQHPQNQGNLATTDTSCESVVTSGQHHLTPQHQPRDASPAGLLSIADETLTEFISKATGTAVEWVQMPGMKPGPDSIGIVAISHGCTGIAARACGLVGLDPTRVAEILKDKPCWLRDCRSLDIVNVLSTANGGTLELIYMQLYAPTTLAPARDFWMLRYTSVMEDGSLVICERSLNNTQNGPSMPPSPHFVRAEILPSGYLIRPCEGGGSILHIVDHFDLEPWSVPEVLRSLYESSTLLAQRTTMAALRYLRQISQEISQPNVTGWGRRPAALRALSQRLSKGFNEAVNGFSDEGWSILESDGIDDVTLLVNSSPTKMMMTSSLPFANGYTSMPSAVLCAKASMLLQNVPPSILLRFLREHRQEWADNSIDAYSAAAIKAGPCSLPIPRPGSFGGQVILPLAHTIENEEFMEVIKLESLGHYQEDMMMPADIFLLQMCSGVDENAVESCAELIFAPIDASFSDDAPIIPSGFRIIPLDSKSEGLSPNRTLDLASALDVGSRTAGDSCGSRGNSKSVMTIAFQLAFEMHMQENVASMARQYVRSVIASVQRVALALSPSSHQLSGLRPPPASPEAHTLARWISHSYRCYLGVDLLKPHGTDLLKSLWHHPDAVMCCSLKALSPVFTFANQAGLDMLETTLVALQDITLDKIFDNNNGKKTLSSEFPQIMQQGFMCMDGGICMSSMGRAVTYEKAVGWKVLNDDEDPHCICFMFLNWSFI; encoded by the exons ATGGGAGGAGGAAGCAATAATAGTCACAATATGGACAACGGGAAGTACGTGAGGTACACTCCTGAACAAGTGGAAGCTCTGGAGAGACTCTACAATGACTGTCCTAAACCGAGCTCTATGCGCCGCCAACAGCTAATCCGCGAATGTCCTATCCTCTCCAACATCGAGCCTAAACAGATAAAAGTCTGGTTCCAGAACCGCAG GTGTAGAGAAAAACAGCGAAAAGAGGCGTCACGACTTCAAGCTGTGAATAGGAAGCTAACGGCAATGAACAAGCTTTTGATGGAAGAGAATGACCGCTTGCAAAAGCAAGTGTCTCACTTGGTTTATGAGAACAGCTATTTTCGCCAACATCCTCAAAAC CAGGGGAATTTGGCTACCACAGATACTAGCTGTGAGTCAGTGGTGACGAGTGGTCAACACCACTTGACCCCTCAACATCAGCCTCGTGATGCTAGTCCTGCTGG ATTATTGTCCATTGCGGATGAAACTTTAACAGAGTTCATTTCCAAGGCGACTGGAACCGCTGTCGAGTGGGTCCAAATGCCTGGGATGAAG CCTGGTCCGGATTCCATAGGAATCGTTGCTATTTCTCATGGATGCACGGGAATCGCTGCTCGTGCTTGCGGCCTTGTGGGTCTTGATCCCACAAGG GTCGCGGAGATCCTAAAGGATAAGCCTTGTTGGTTGCGTGATTGCAGATCTCTGGATATAGTTAACGTACTATCCACTGCAAATGGTGGAACCCTTGAACTAATCTACATGCAG CTTTATGCGCCGACAACACTGGCACCAGCTCGTGACTTCTGGATGCTACGTTACACATCTGTAATGGAAGACGGGAGCCTTGTG ATATGCGAACGATCACTGAACAATACACAAAACGGGCCAAGTATGCCTCCGTCTCCTCATTTCGTTAGGGCAGAGATTTTACCAAGTGGTTACCTCATTAGACCTTGCGAAGGAGGTGGATCCATTCTTCACATTGTCGATCATTTCGATCTTGAG CCATGGAGTGTGCCAGAAGTTCTTCGTTCTCTCTATGAGTCCTCCACTTTACTCGCCCAAAGAACTACAATGGCC GCTCTGCGCTATTTGAGGCAAATATCTCAAGAGATTTCACAACCTAACGTAACAGGTTGGGGAAGAAGACCAGCGGCTCTTAGAGCACTTAGCCAAAGGCTTAGCAA AGGATTCAACGAAGCAGTGAATGGGTTCAGCGATGAAGGATGGTCCATCCTAGAGAGTGATGGTATCGATGATGTCACTCTTCTTGTGAACTCCTCTCCcacaaagatgatgatgacttcaAGTCTCCCATTTGCCAATGGCTACACTTCTATGCCTAGCGCGGTCTTATGTGCCAAAGCTTCCATGTTATTACAA aATGTTCCACCTTCGATTCTGCTGCGGTTCTTGAGGGAACATAGACAAGAATGGGCAGACAATAGCATCGATGCATATTCGGCCGCAGCCATCAAAGCAGGCCCTTGTAGCTTACCAATCCCTCGCCCAGGGAGCTTTGGTGGTCAAGTCATTCTTCCTCTAGCTCACACTATAGAGAATGAAGAG TTTATGGAAGTCATTAAGCTTGAGAGCTTGGGGCACTACCAAGAAGACATGATGATGCCTGCTGATATCTTCCTTCTGCAA ATGTGCAGTGGGGTGGATGAGAACGCAGTTGAATCATGCGCAGAGCTTATATTTGCACCAATCGACGCATCTTTCTCTGATGATGCACCAATCATTCCTTCCGGTTTCCGCATCATTCCTCTAGATTCCAAATCA GAGGGGTTGAGTCCTAACCGAACGCTAGACCTAGCGTCGGCTCTAGACGTAGGGAGCAGAACAGCCGGAGATTCATGTGGAAGCAGAGGAAACTCAAAGTCCGTTATGACTATAGCGTTTCAGCTAGCTTTTGAGATGCATATGCAAGAGAATGTAGCCTCAATGGCTAGACAGTATGTAAGAAGTGTGATCGCGTCGGTTCAACGGGTCGCACTtgctctctctccttcttctcatcaGCTAAGTGGCTTGCGTCCTCCACCCGCGTCACCCGAAGCTCACACTCTCGCTCGCTGGATCTCTCACTCTTATAGATGTTACCTTGGCGTTGATCTTCTCAAACCTCATGGAACTGATCTTCTCAAGTCTCTTTGGCACCATCCTGACGCTGTCATGTGTTGCTCACTCAAG GCCTTATCTCCGGTATTCACATTTGCGAACCAAGCTGGTTTAGACATGCTGGAGACGACGTTGGTGGCACTTCAAGATATCACTCTCGACAAGATCTTCGACAACAACAACGGGAAGAAGACTTTATCCTCCGAATTCCCTCAGATCATGCAACAG GGGTTTATGTGTATGGATGGAGGAATATGCATGTCGAGCATGGGAAGAGCAGTAACGTACGAGAAGGCTGTTGGGTGGAAAGTGTTGAACGACGACGAAGATCCTCATTGTATCTGCTTCATGTTCCTCAACTGGTCTTTTATATGA
- a CDS encoding Polyketide cyclase/dehydrase and lipid transport superfamily protein (Polyketide cyclase/dehydrase and lipid transport superfamily protein; CONTAINS InterPro DOMAIN/s: Polyketide cyclase/dehydrase (InterPro:IPR019587); BEST Arabidopsis thaliana protein match is: Polyketide cyclase/dehydrase and lipid transport superfamily protein (TAIR:AT2G25770.2); Has 254 Blast hits to 254 proteins in 94 species: Archae - 0; Bacteria - 125; Metazoa - 0; Fungi - 0; Plants - 118; Viruses - 0; Other Eukaryotes - 11 (source: NCBI BLink).) yields the protein MGTETVSFKWEGKKVAQVNGVTAEKVWSVFSDFCNVQEWFPSVDTCYRVQGTDGVPGLIRYCSTTKTKEEGSRWAKEKLVKIDPIGRCLSYEILENNVGFRSYVATVQVTPVDGEDQVSRIEWSFVADPVDGWKKEDLESYVDFCLQHMANKMELNL from the coding sequence ATGGGAACGGAAACGGTGTCGTTTAAGTGGGAGGGTAAGAAAGTCGCTCAAGTCAACGGTGTCACGGCTGAGAAAGTTTGGTCGGTTTTTTCTGACTTCTGCAACGTCCAAGAGTGGTTCCCATCAGTCGATACGTGTTACCGAGTCCAAGGAACCGATGGTGTACCGGGTCTGATCCGATACTGCTCCACCACCAAAACCAAGGAAGAGGGAAGCAGGTGGGCTAAAGAGAAGCTGGTCAAGATCGATCCCATTGGACGGTGTTTGAGCTATGAGATCCTCGAGAATAACGTAGGGTTTAGATCTTACGTGGCGACAGTCCAAGTAACGCCAGTGGACGGTGAAGATCAAGTGTCTCGAATCGAGTGGTCGTTTGTTGCCGATCCTGTTGATGGTTGGAAGAAGGAAGACCTCGAATCATACGTTGACTTTTGCCTTCAACATATGGCCAACAAAATGGAACTCAATCTgtaa
- a CDS encoding Peptidyl-tRNA hydrolase II (PTH2) family protein (Peptidyl-tRNA hydrolase II (PTH2) family protein; FUNCTIONS IN: aminoacyl-tRNA hydrolase activity; INVOLVED IN: translation; EXPRESSED IN: 19 plant structures; EXPRESSED DURING: 10 growth stages; CONTAINS InterPro DOMAIN/s: Peptidyl-tRNA hydrolase, PTH2 (InterPro:IPR002833); BEST Arabidopsis thaliana protein match is: Peptidyl-tRNA hydrolase II (PTH2) family protein (TAIR:AT5G16870.1); Has 933 Blast hits to 933 proteins in 345 species: Archae - 258; Bacteria - 52; Metazoa - 200; Fungi - 129; Plants - 88; Viruses - 8; Other Eukaryotes - 198 (source: NCBI BLink).) translates to MWPSSRNSSQPQAMRQEKKSISVSFRAENLIPGVVIGFIIGMILDLSQQVTSPVKRSRLLSSKVQKQSSVPGNGKDQELKMVLVVRQDLKMRTGKIASQCAHAATGMYAELMQSDRYLLRRWEENGQPKIVVTCKNQQEMNKITEAAESVGLPTFVVADAGRTEVAAGSRTVLAVGPGPKELVDSITGRLALL, encoded by the exons AGACAAGAAAAGAAGTCGATATCTGTGAGTTTTAGAGCAGAGAATCTCATACCAGGGGTTGTGATAGGATTCATCATAGGTATGATATTGGATTTATCACAGCAAGTGACCTCCCCAGTGAAAAGGAGCAGACTTTTATCCAGCAAGGTCCAGAAGCAGAGTTCTGTACCAGGCAATGGCAAGGACCAAGAGCTTAAAATG GTACTGGTAGTTAGGCAAGACTTGAAGATGAGAACGGGCAAAATTGCGTCACAGTGTGCAC ATGCTGCCACCGGCATGTATGCAGAGTTGATGCAGAG TGACCGATACCTTCTGCGGCGATGGGAGGAAAATGGGCAGCCAAAGATAGTCGTCACTTGCAAAAACCAGCAAGAAAT GAATAAGATCACAGAGGCTGCTGAGAGCGTTGGCCTCCCGACTTTTGTTGTAGCTGATGCTGGAAGAACTGAG GTTGCGGCTGGATCAAGAACAGTTCTTGCAGTTGGACCTG GACCAAAGGAGTTGGTTGATTCCATAACTGGTAGGCTGGCTTTACTCTGA